The Siansivirga zeaxanthinifaciens CC-SAMT-1 region AACAAAACGTAAATTTAGAGTGCAATTATAATTTTTCGCTAAACAAACAATATTTAAAAGTTTAACTTTAAAAACTAAATACCTTAAAAATCTTTTTTCAATAAATTATTTCCCTTCTAAGAAGGTTATATTTGTAAAATATTAAAAAAATAAAAATGATAAGAAAAATTTTAGTCTTCGCATTAATTTTGAATTTAACTGCCTGCGCAGAATTGCAGCAAGTAGTAAATCAACTGCCGCAAACTGGAAACACCGGTGTTTTGGGTAACGATCAAATAGCTATGGGATTAAGACAAGCCTTAGACCTTGGCATAGAAAAACAAGTGAGTAAACTAACCCAAGTTGATGGTTTTTATAAAAATGATTTGGTTAAAATTTTATTACCACAAGAATTGCAAAAAGTTGATAAAGCTTTACGCGATATTGGATTAAGTAAACTTGCCGATGAAGGTTTAAAAGTATTAAACAGAGCTGCAGAAGATGCTGTTAAAGAAGCTACTCCCATTTTTGTTGATGCCGTTAAAGGAATAACTTTTGCTGATGCCAAAAATATTTTACTAGGCAGCGATAATGCAGCAACCCAATACTTAACAGGTAAAACTGAAACTGTTTTATACAATAAATTTAAGCCTGTTATTAATAATTCTTTCTCGAAAGTTGGAGCCGATAAAATTTGGAGCAACCTAATAAATAAATATAATAGCATTCCTTTTACAAGTGATGTAAATCCCGATTTAACAGATTATGTTACAAGCGAAGCTTTAGAAGGTGTTTATACCATGATTGCTGTTGAAGAAAAGGAAATACGCACTAAATTATCATCTAGAACTACCGATTTATTAAAGAAAGTTTTTGCGCTTCAAGATTAAAAACTCAATAAAAAACAATGCAATAAAACTGTTGATTTTAGTGAAATCAGCAGTTTTTTTATTTATCAATTATTATAAATTCTACTTACCTCTTCAGAGCTTTTAATACCTGAGCTATAATTCATAAAAAAAAATTCTGTTATTTTTTGATTCTAAATAAAAAAATGTATATTTAAATGCCTGTTAATCAAATATCTAATGAGTAGAATTTATCATATAAAAAACGATCAAGAAAAGTTAAAAGCACGTTACAAAGAACTTATAGAACAAGCTTACAATTTTAGACAAACCGATTCTGCATTAAGCGATATATCAGAATATAAAGCCATAAAGTTACTTTACAAACTAAGCAGGTTAAAATACCTATCTTCCGAACACTTAAAAACCTCCATTTAAATAGTTATCAATTATTTAACTTTTAAATGACATCCAAAAGGATTAAACTATCGTATTTTATAATAAAAAACATTATGAGTACACATTTTTGTAGAGTTGCCCGCATCAAGCCAAATTTAACCAAGTTAACAACTTTAAAAGCCTTAGAACATAAACTTGAACTATTTATTGAAGAGAGAAAAAAATTAGACTTTTCTATAAAAGGTTTAAGCGCAAAGAAGTAAAATAACGAAACGCTTTTATTAGTCTAGAGCCATACCAAGAAAACATTTCTCCATCAACAATAAGCAACTTTGCATTTGGAAATTTTTCTTGCAAGTCGATTTTGTGCCTTTCCTTAAATGGATAAGGTTCACTGGAAAGTAACACCAAATCAACATCATCATAGGTGTGATTATCTAAATCTATTTCCGGATATCTATCGAATGCTTCAAAATAATTTGAAAAATGACATAAATTTAGAAGCGAATTTATAAACGTATGGTTTCCCACAACCATCCAAGGTGATTTCCAAATAAAATATACTGTTTTCAACTTCATTTTATCTTTAATGAATGCATTAAAACATTCAAATTCAGATTTAATTTGTTGTGTTATAAAATTTGCTTTTTGAGACACATTAAAAATAGTTCCATATTGTTTAATGAGTTGAA contains the following coding sequences:
- a CDS encoding DUF4197 domain-containing protein, which produces MIRKILVFALILNLTACAELQQVVNQLPQTGNTGVLGNDQIAMGLRQALDLGIEKQVSKLTQVDGFYKNDLVKILLPQELQKVDKALRDIGLSKLADEGLKVLNRAAEDAVKEATPIFVDAVKGITFADAKNILLGSDNAATQYLTGKTETVLYNKFKPVINNSFSKVGADKIWSNLINKYNSIPFTSDVNPDLTDYVTSEALEGVYTMIAVEEKEIRTKLSSRTTDLLKKVFALQD
- a CDS encoding Lacal_2735 family protein; translation: MSRIYHIKNDQEKLKARYKELIEQAYNFRQTDSALSDISEYKAIKLLYKLSRLKYLSSEHLKTSI
- a CDS encoding helical backbone metal receptor, with translation MEFKDQLNRVITIHKTPLRIISLVPSQTELLCDLGLESSLVGVTKFCVHPNYIKRKATIVGGTKQIHFDKIEALKPDIILCNKEENTKEIVAFCEKICAVHVSDVTNIEDSIQLIKQYGTIFNVSQKANFITQQIKSEFECFNAFIKDKMKLKTVYFIWKSPWMVVGNHTFINSLLNLCHFSNYFEAFDRYPEIDLDNHTYDDVDLVLLSSEPYPFKERHKIDLQEKFPNAKLLIVDGEMFSWYGSRLIKAFRYFTSLRLNLL